TTGTGTTCCGTCCTATGAAAAAAAATTTTTTTGAGTCTCAAAAGCTTTGGACTTATACAAACCTCTTGACTCTAAGAGAAATATTTGAAATAATAATTATATAAAAATCAGGAAAGGAGGGAGGCCATGGCTATTTATGTAATTTTGAGTAAGTTAACGGATGATGGAAGGAAGACTATTAAGGAAAAGCCCCATCGTATTTTTGAAGTTAATAAGGAGCTTGAAGCTATGGGTATAAAGGTACTTCAACAATATGCGGTTCTTGGTCCTTATGATTTTGTTAACATTGTTGAGGCTCCTGATAATGAAACGATTATGAAGATGTCTATTGAACTTGGAGCCAGGGGGACAGTTGAACTCATGAGCCTTCCTGCCCAGAGAGTGGATGACTTTTTAAAGATTATCAGTAAATAGAATTAAAGAGCAGGCCTCTCCTAACAGAGAGGTTTTGCTCTATGTATTTACTAATCTCTACAGATTTCAATATTCCCCTTGGTTTTAAAAAGGATAGCCTTTAAGTGTCGTTCTTCTCGGGGTATCATTAAAGAGACCGCTGTTCCCTTTCTGCCAGCCCTTCCTGTGCGACCTATACGATGAATGTAAGAGTCTGAATCCTTAGGAAGGCCATAATTTATGACCAGTTCAACATCCTTAATGTCAAGGCCACGGGAGGCAACATCTGTAGCCACCAGGATGTTAAATCTGCTTTCCCTAAAGCCCTTTAAAACATTCTCTCTTTTTCTTTGAGAGTAATCTCCATGAAGGGCTGATACTCCAAAGCCAAGTTCTCTTAACTCCGAAGCAAGCTCCTCTGCTTCTTTTTTAGTATGAGTGAAAATAATGGTCTTAGTATCCTCTGCCACTCTTAAGAGATTGACTAATTTTTCAAATCTTCCCCTTTCACTGGTCTTATAAACCTTCTGGGTAATAGTGTTTAAAGTAGGT
This window of the Caldimicrobium thiodismutans genome carries:
- a CDS encoding GYD domain-containing protein, whose amino-acid sequence is MAIYVILSKLTDDGRKTIKEKPHRIFEVNKELEAMGIKVLQQYAVLGPYDFVNIVEAPDNETIMKMSIELGARGTVELMSLPAQRVDDFLKIISK